The nucleotide sequence CGACCGGGACCGCGCCGTACAGCCCGAAGGGGTCGACCTTCGGCTCGACGGCCGCCGTCACCTCCCAGGGGGCGTCGTTGCGGGCGGGGAGGGTGGCGACGATGTTCCGCACGATCCTCAGCGCGTGCGCGTCGTCCTCCGCGAGGTGGTCGGTGACGCCGGAGACACGGGAGTGGACCTCGCCGCCGCCCAGCTCCTCCGCCGTCACGACCTCGCCGGTGGCGGCCTTCACCAGCGGGGGGCCGCCGAGGAAGATCGTGCCCTGGTCGCGGACGATCACCGCCTCGTCGCTCATCGCCGGGACGTACGCGCCGCCGGCCGTGCAGGAGCCGAGGACGGCGGCGATCTGCGGGATGCCGGCCGCGGACATGCGGGCCTGGTTGTAGAAGATGCGGCCGAAGTGGTCGCGGTCGGGGAAGACCTCGTCCTGCATGGGCAGGAAGGCGCCGCCGGAGTCCACCAGGTAGACGCAGGGCAGGCGGTTGTCGAGGGCCACCTCCTGGGCGCGCAGGTGCTTCTTCACCGTCATCGGGTAGTACGTGCCGCCCTTGACGGTCGCGTCGTTGGCGACGATCACGCACTCGCGGCCGCTGACCCGGCCGATCCCGGCGATCACCCCGGCGGCCGGGGCCTGGCCGTCGTACATCCCGTCGGCCGCGAGGGGGGCCAGCTCCAGGAAGGGGGAGCCGGGATCGAGCAGGGCGTCCACCCGGTCCCTCGGCAGCAGCTTGCCGCGCGCGGTGTGCCGGGCGCGCGCCTTCTCCCCGCCGCCGAGGGCCGCTGACGCCAGCTTGGCGCGCAGCTCCTCGCCGAGGGCGAGATGGGCCCGTTCATTGGCCCGCCACGCCTCCGACGCGGGATCCGCCGCGCTCGTCAGCTCCGGTGCCTCGTGCATCCTGCGAACCCCTCACCTTGTTAATGAGCGTTAACGCATTTCCCTCAGGTTAACGACCGCTAACCTCCCTGTCTAGAATGAACCGCATGGCCAGCAGAACCGACGCCCCGACCAGGCGGCAGCAGATCCTCAGGGAGGCCGCCCGCCTCTTCGCCGAGCGCGGGTTCCACGGCGTGGGCGTGGACGAGATAGGGGCGGCGGTCGGCATCAGCGGCCCCGGCCTGTACCGGCACTTCCCCGGCAAGGACGCGATGCTCGCGGAGCTGCTGGTGGGCATCAGCGGCCAGCTCCTCACCGGGGCGCGCCGCCGCCTGGCGGAGACGGACGGCCACGCGGGCGCCTCCGAGGTGCTGGACTCCCTCATCGAGGGCCACATCGACTTCGCCCTGGACGACCGCCCCCTGATCACCCTCCACGACCGCGAGCTGGACC is from Streptomyces seoulensis and encodes:
- a CDS encoding carboxyl transferase domain-containing protein yields the protein MHEAPELTSAADPASEAWRANERAHLALGEELRAKLASAALGGGEKARARHTARGKLLPRDRVDALLDPGSPFLELAPLAADGMYDGQAPAAGVIAGIGRVSGRECVIVANDATVKGGTYYPMTVKKHLRAQEVALDNRLPCVYLVDSGGAFLPMQDEVFPDRDHFGRIFYNQARMSAAGIPQIAAVLGSCTAGGAYVPAMSDEAVIVRDQGTIFLGGPPLVKAATGEVVTAEELGGGEVHSRVSGVTDHLAEDDAHALRIVRNIVATLPARNDAPWEVTAAVEPKVDPFGLYGAVPVDSRTPYDVREIIARVVDGSRFSEFKSEFGQTLVTGFARIHGHPVGIVANNGILFSESAQKGAHFIELCDQRGIPLVFLQNISGFMVGRDYEAGGIAKHGAKMVTAVACTRVPKLTVVVGGSYGAGNYSMCGRAYSPRFMWMWPGAKISVMGGEQAASVLATVKRDQMEARGEEWPAEDEDAFKAPIRAQYEGQGSAYYATARLWDDGVIDPLQTRQVLGLALTACANAPLGEPRFGVFRM
- a CDS encoding SACE_7040 family transcriptional regulator, translating into MASRTDAPTRRQQILREAARLFAERGFHGVGVDEIGAAVGISGPGLYRHFPGKDAMLAELLVGISGQLLTGARRRLAETDGHAGASEVLDSLIEGHIDFALDDRPLITLHDRELDRLRDSDRKLVRQLQRQYVELWVGVVREVYPALTEPAARSAVHSVFGLLNSTPHLGRAGTLPGRTVTAALLHRMARGAFAAAGA